In Camelina sativa cultivar DH55 chromosome 16, Cs, whole genome shotgun sequence, a single window of DNA contains:
- the LOC104751005 gene encoding agamous-like MADS-box protein AGL12 isoform X1 translates to MARGKIQLKRIENPVHRQVTFCKRRTGLLKKAKELSVLCDAEIGVVIFSPQGKLFELATKGTMEGMIDKYMKCTGGRRGSSSATFTAQEQLQPPNLDPKDEINVLKQEIEMLQKGIRYMFGGGDGAMNLEELLLLEKHLEYWISQIRTAKMDVMLQEIQSLRNKFFLFLCVKEGVLKNTNKYLLEKIEENNNSILDANFATMETNYSYPLTMPSEIFQF, encoded by the exons ATGGCTCGTGGAAAGATTCAGCTTAAGAGGATTGAGAACCCGGTTCACAGACAAGTGACGTTTTGCAAGAGGAGAACTGGTCTTCTCAAGAAGGCTAAGGAGCTCTCTGTGCTATGTGACGCCGAGATCGGTGTTGTGATCTTCTCTCCTCAGGGCAAGCTCTTTGAGCTCGCTACTAAAGG AACGATGGAGGGAATGATTGATAAGTACATGAAGTGCACTGGTGGGCGTCGTGGTTCTTCTTCTGCTACTTTTACTGCTCAAGAACAACTTCAACCCCCAAATCTT gatCCAAAAGATGAGATCAACGTGCTTAAGCAAGAGATTGAGATGCTTCAGAAAGGGATAAG GTATATGTTTGGAGGAGGCGATGGGGCGATGAATCTTGAAGAACTTCTTTTGCTTGAGAAGCATCTCGAGTATTGGATTTCTCAGATTCGCACTGCTAAG ATGGATGTTATGCTTCAAGAAATTCAGTCATTGAGGAACAAG ttctttttgtttttgtgtgtaaaGGAAGGAGTCCTCAAAAACACCAATAAGTATCTCCTCGAAAAG ATAGAGGAGAACAACAATAGCATATTAGATGCTAACTTCGCAACAATGGAGACTAACTATTCTTATCCACTAACCATGCCAAGTGAAATATTTCAGTTCTAG
- the LOC104751004 gene encoding GDSL esterase/lipase At1g71691 — protein MAFHFRQLCFSSALLAVVIQLLHGVSGQLVVVEEPISAPPPPLVDLNGGDGIVPALFIFGDSLIDNGNNNNIPSFAKANYFPYGIDFNGGPTGRFCNGLTMVDGIAQLLGLPLIPAYSEATGDQVLRGVNYASAAAGILPDTGGNFVGRIPFDQQIHNFETTLDQIAGKSGGAVAVADSVARSLFFIGMGSNDYLNNYLMPNFPTRSQFNSQQFGDLLVQQYTNQLTRLYNLGGRKFVVAGLGRMGCIPSILAQGNDGKCSEEVNQLVLPFNTNVKTMISNLNQNLPDAKFIYLDIAQMLEDIVANQAAYGFTTMDKGCCGIGKNRGQITCLPFETPCANRDQYVFWDAFHPTEKVNLIMAKKAFAGDRTVAYPINIQELASLN, from the exons ATGGCTTTCCACTTCCGGCAACTTTGCTTTTCCTCAGCTCTTCTTGCGGTGGTTATTCAACTCCTTCATGGTGTCTCTGGCCAACTAGTTGTGGTTGAGGAACCTATTTCTGCTCCTCCGCCTCCATTGGTCGACCTAAACGGCGGTGATGGCATTGTGCCGGCGCTGTTTATCTTCGGTGACTCTCTTATAGACAATGGGAATAACAATAACATCCCTTCCTTTGCCAAAGCCAATTATTTTCCTTACGGCATCGATTTCAATGGCGGTCCGACCGGTCGGTTCTGCAATGGTTTAACCATGGTTGACGGGATTG CTCAATTATTGGGGCTGCCATTGATTCCTGCGTACTCGGAAGCTACCGGAGATCAAGTACTTCGCGGTGTCAACTACGCTTCTGCAGCCGCCGGAATTCTTCCTGACACCGGGGGAAACTTT GTGGGGCGCATACCTTTCGACCAGCAGATTCATAACTtcgagacaacgttagatcagaTAGCGGGAAAGTCCGGTGGTGCAGTGGCCGTTGCGGATTCGGTGGCTCGAAGCTTGTTCTTCATTGGAATGGGAAGCAACGACTATCTCAACAATTACTTGATGCCTAATTTCCCTACCCGTAGCCAATTCAACTCCCAACAATTCGGCGATCTCTTGGTTCAACAATACACCAACCAACTCACC AGACTATATAATCTCGGTGGTAGGAAATTTGTAGTGGCCGGACTTGGAAGAATGGGATGCATTCCAAGCATTCTAGCTCAAGGAAACGACGGTAAATGCTCCGAAGAAGTGAACCAACTCGTTCTTCCTTTCAACACAAACGTAAAAACAATGATCTCTAATCTCAACCAGAATCTCCCGGATGCTAAATTCATTTACCTCGATATCGCTCAAATGCTTGAAGACATTGTTGCTAACCAAGCAGCTTATG GGTTTACTACTATGGACAAAGGATGTTGTGGGATAGGAAAAAACAGAGGACAAATCACTTGTCTTCCCTTTGAAACGCCTTGTGCTAACAGAGATCAGTATGTGTTTTGGGACGCTTTTCATCCTACGGAGAAAGTTAATCTCATAATGGCAAAGAAAGCGTTTGCTGGTGACCGCACTGTTGCGTATCCGATCAACATTCAGGAACTGGCTAGTCTCAATTAG
- the LOC104753782 gene encoding lysine histidine transporter-like 5: MTYDVPLPAGDEENKGKSTDKNNREMDYNDWLPVTASREAKWYSSAFHNVTAMVGAGVLGLPFAMSQLGWAPGLIAIIMSWAITFYSLWQMVNLHEAVPGKRLDRYPELGQEAFGPRLGYWIVLPQQLLVQIASDIVYNVTGGKSLKKFYSMIASVASIAKGTQHRPSSYGVRGDTVASMVFDAFNGIGTIAFAFAGHSVVLEIQATIPSTPEVPSKKPMWKGVVVAYVIVIICYLFVAVSGYWAFGVHVEDDVLISLERPVWLIAAANFMVFIHVIGSYQVFAMTVFDTIESYLVKTLKFTPSAMLRLVARSTYVALICLVAVCIPFFGGLLGFFGGLVFSSTSYFLPCIIWLIMKRPKRYSFHWFCSWLAIVVGISIAILAPIGGMRHIILSARTYKLFS; encoded by the exons ATGACATACGACGTACCTCTTCCAGCG GGTGATGAGGAGAACAAAGGAAAATCAACGGACAAAAATAATAGGGAAATGGATTACAACGATTGGTTACCAGTCACAGCGTCTAGAGAGGCCAAATGGTATTCCTCCGCCTTCCACAATGTCACGGCCATGGTCGGCGCTGGAGTTCTTGGTCTCCCTTTCGCCATGTCACAACTTGGatg GGCACCTGGACTTATTGCGATTATAATGTCATGGGCTATAACATTCTACTCGTTGTGGCAAATGGTGAATTTGCACGAAGCAGTTCCCGGGAAACGGTTAGACCGTTACCCCGAGCTAGGCCAAGAAGCTTTCGGGCCTAGGCTAGGTTACTGGATCGTCTTGCCACAACAGCTTCTGGTGCAGATCGCTTCCGACATAGTCTACAACGTGACCGGAGGCAAATCGCTTAAGAAATT ttACTCGATGATAGCGTCCGTAGCGTCAATAGCTAAAGGAACGCAACACCGTCCGTCAAGTTACGGCGTCAGAGGAGACACGGTGGCTTCAATGGTCTTTGATGCATTTAACGGCATTGGAACCATAGCGTTTGCGTTTGCTGGACACAGTGTAGTGCTTGAGATACAAGCCACTATTCCTTCAACACCTGAAGTCCCTTCCAAGAAACCAATGTGGAAAGGAGTTGTCGTGGCTTACGTAATCGTCATTATTTGTTACCTCTTTGTGGCTGTCTCCGGTTATTGGGCTTTTGGTGTTCATGTTGAGGATGATGTTCTCATTTCCTTAGAGAGACCAGTTTGGCTTATAGCTGCTGCTAatttcatggtttttatccATGTCATTGGAAGTTATCag GTTTTTGCCATGACCGTGTTTGACACCATAGAGTCGTATCTTGTGAAGACACTGAAATTCACTCCTTCAGCAATGCTGCGTCTAGTGGCACGTAGTACATATGTTG CATTGATTTGTCTGGTAGCAGTTTGTATCCCCTTTTTCGGAGGTCTTTTAGGGTTCTTCGGTGGCCTCGTCTTCTCATCAACCTCATACTTC ttGCCTTGCATTATATGGTTGATCATGAAGCGACCAAAAAGATATAGTTTCCATTGGTTTTGCTCTTGG CTAGCAATAGTCGTTGGGATCTCGATAGCAATTCTTGCACCCATTGGAGGAATGAGACACATTATCCTTTCAGCAAGAACCTACAAGCTCTTCTCATAG
- the LOC104751002 gene encoding probable serine/threonine-protein kinase At1g09600 has translation MGCICATARSPSAAVTDKDLLDSSKSILQLIPHPPPSSSSSSSKKEGSFTRTTSAASVTILVNGYPVARRPSTSSSDRNSTKPMVVVGAPTRNPTRRVVTAIPVAQPIHQQPGRVASNKTELTGVEWPSWLASVAGEAIKGWVPRCAESFEKLDKIGQGTYSSVYKARDLETGKIVAMKKVRFVNMDPESVRFMAREILILRKLDHPNVMKLEGLVTSRLSGSLYLVFEYMEHDLAGLAATPGIKFSEPQIKCYMQQLFRGLEHCHRRGILHRDIKGSNLLINNEGVLKIGDFGLANFYRGDRDLQLTSRVVTLWYRAPELLLGATEYGPAIDLWSAGCILTELFAGKPIMPGRTEVEQMHKIFKLCGSPSEDYWRRATLPLATSFKPSHPYKAVLAETFKHFPASALMLINKLLAIEPEKRGSAASTLRSEFFTTEPLPANPSNLPRYPPSKELDAKLRNEEARRLRAEDSKRRGGETVTRGRPKDLKTAQTPEFMAAGQSKVTCISHKFKTDEEGGTGFRIEPPRRGIQQNGKAHASSMVHPTVAGKEWNRGGSMKRQTNAELKSRISQTGDLSGESYRRDSNRDYSTGNAPRKNRIHYSGPLMPPGGNLEDLLKEHEKQIQQAVRKARVEKSASRKNQGLTTGQQQQRYTGRNAR, from the exons atgggTTGTATTTGCGCCACCGCACGTTCCCCTAGCGCCGCCGTTACCGATAAAGACCTATTAGATTCGAGCAAATCAATCCTTCAACTCATACCTCATCCTCCaccgtcgtcgtcttcgtcttcatcgAAAAAGGAAGGTTCTTTCACACGTACGACTTCGGCAGCTTCAGTCACCATTTTGGTTAATGGTTACCCTGTGGCGCGTCGTCCCTCCACGTCATCATCTGATCGAAACAGTACCAAACCGATGGTTGTTGTTGGAGCTCCTACCAGAAACCCTACTAGAAGAGTCGTTACTGCTATACCCGTTGCGCAGCCGATACATCAGCAGCCGGGTCGTGTGGCCAGCAATAAAACGGAACTCACCGGCGTAGAATGGCCCTCTTGGTTGGCTTCTGTTGCGGGTGAAGCCATTAAAGGATGGGTTCCTCGTTGCGCAGAGTCTTTTGAGAAGTTGGACAAA ATTGGACAAGGGACTTACAGCAGCGTGTACAAAGCTAGAGACTTGGAAACGGGGAAGATTGTGGCGATGAAGAAGGTTAGGTTTGTGAACATGGATCCAGAGAGTGTCCGGTTTATGGCTAGGGAGATTCTTATTCTTCGTAAACTTGACCACCCAAATGTTATGAAGCTTGAAGGTTTAGTCACGTCTAGACTCTCAGGTAGTCTTTACCTTGTCTTTGAGTATATGGAACATGATCTCGCAGGTCTAGCGGCAACTCCTGGAATCAAATTCTCTGAACCTCAG atcAAGTGCTATATGCAACAATTGTTCCGTGGACTTGAACATTGCCACAGACGAGGTATTCTACACCGTGATATTAAGGGATCAAATCTACTGATTAACAACGAAGGTGTCTTGAAGATTGGTGATTTCGGATTGGCGAACTTTTATCGGGGTGATCGAGATTTGCAGCTGACCAGTCGTGTTGTAACCTTATGGTACAGAGCACCTGAGCTGTTACTTGGTGCCACTGAGTATGGACCAGCAATAGACCTGTGGAGTGCTGGTTGCATTCTCACTGAGCTCTTCGCTGGAAAGCCTATTATGCCAGGACGCACAGAA GTGGAGCAGATGCACAAGATCTTTAAGCTATGTGGTTCACCTTCGGAAGATTACTGGAGAAGAGCAACACTACCACTAGCAACAAGCTTTAAACCTAGTCATCCTTACAAGGCTGTCCTTGCTGAAACCTTTAAGCATTTCCCTGCATCAGCTCTGATGCTTATCAATAAGCTACTGGCTATAGAACCTGAGAAACGTGGATCAGCTGCTTCTACCTTGAGGAGTGAA TTCTTCACCACTGAGCCACTCCCTGCTAATCCATCAAACTTACCAAGATACCCACCAAGCAAGGAACTTGATGCTAAGCTTCGTAATGAAGAAGCAAGAAG GCTAAGGGCAGAGGATAGcaagagaagaggaggagaaacaGTGACAAGAGGACGGCCAAAGGATCTTAAAACTGCCCAGACACCTGAGTTTATGGCAGCAGGGCAGTCCAAAGTCACATGCATAAGCCATAAGTTTAAAACAGATGAGGAAGGTGGAACCGGGTTTAGGATTGAACCACCAAGAAGAGGGATTCAGCAGAATGGTAAAGCACATGCTTCTTCAATGGTTCACCCAACAGTGGCTGGTAAAGAATGGAACAGAGGTGGGAGCATGAAAAGGCAAACTAATGCAGAGCTCAAGTCTAGAATATCTCAAACAGGAGACTTGTCTGGTGAATCTTATAGGAGAGATTCCAACAGAGATTACTCAACA GGAAACGCGCCAAGGAAAAACAGAATCCATTACTCAGGACCATTGATGCCTCCTGGTGGAAATCTTGAAGATTTGCTCAAAGAGCACGAGAAGCAGATCCAACAAGCTGTCCGAAAAGCCCGTGTTGAAAAGTCTGCATCAAGGAAAAACCAAGGTTTAACAACAGGACAACAGCAGCAGAGATACACAGGAAGAAATGCTCggtag
- the LOC104751005 gene encoding agamous-like MADS-box protein AGL12 isoform X2 yields the protein MARGKIQLKRIENPVHRQVTFCKRRTGLLKKAKELSVLCDAEIGVVIFSPQGKLFELATKGTMEGMIDKYMKCTGGRRGSSSATFTAQEQLQPPNLDPKDEINVLKQEIEMLQKGIRYMFGGGDGAMNLEELLLLEKHLEYWISQIRTAKMDVMLQEIQSLRNKEGVLKNTNKYLLEKIEENNNSILDANFATMETNYSYPLTMPSEIFQF from the exons ATGGCTCGTGGAAAGATTCAGCTTAAGAGGATTGAGAACCCGGTTCACAGACAAGTGACGTTTTGCAAGAGGAGAACTGGTCTTCTCAAGAAGGCTAAGGAGCTCTCTGTGCTATGTGACGCCGAGATCGGTGTTGTGATCTTCTCTCCTCAGGGCAAGCTCTTTGAGCTCGCTACTAAAGG AACGATGGAGGGAATGATTGATAAGTACATGAAGTGCACTGGTGGGCGTCGTGGTTCTTCTTCTGCTACTTTTACTGCTCAAGAACAACTTCAACCCCCAAATCTT gatCCAAAAGATGAGATCAACGTGCTTAAGCAAGAGATTGAGATGCTTCAGAAAGGGATAAG GTATATGTTTGGAGGAGGCGATGGGGCGATGAATCTTGAAGAACTTCTTTTGCTTGAGAAGCATCTCGAGTATTGGATTTCTCAGATTCGCACTGCTAAG ATGGATGTTATGCTTCAAGAAATTCAGTCATTGAGGAACAAG GAAGGAGTCCTCAAAAACACCAATAAGTATCTCCTCGAAAAG ATAGAGGAGAACAACAATAGCATATTAGATGCTAACTTCGCAACAATGGAGACTAACTATTCTTATCCACTAACCATGCCAAGTGAAATATTTCAGTTCTAG
- the LOC104751003 gene encoding glucuronoxylan 4-O-methyltransferase 3-like: MTTNLPFSITLKHILSSFASLVLITLFFITRTSFSPSSSIQPPDNTLRISKYSSTGTKSHSQESVSCNKIPPSLADALIHYAASNVTPQQTHSEISVTKKVLEKKSPCNFLVFGLGYDSLMWSTLNYGGRTIFLEENESWIRQIAEKFPSLESYHVRYNTKVRDADALMAAVRDKEECHNVSTDPRVSACELALKGLPEVVYETEWDLIMVDAPTGFHEEAPGRMTAIYTAGMMARRRKDEGETTDVFVHDVDRKVEDEFTMAFLCRDYLTEQEGRLRHFTVPSHRSYGVSGGKLCP; this comes from the exons ATGACCACTAATCTCCCATTCTCAATTACCCTGAAACACATACTCTCTAGCTTCGCATCTCTCGTCTTAatcactctcttcttcatcaccagaACCAGTTTCTCACCGTCTTCTTCAATTCAGCCTCCGGACAACACTCTCCGGATCTCCAAGTACTCCTCCACCGGGACTAAATCACATAGCCAAGAATCCGTAAGTTGTAATAAGATCCCTCCTTCGCTTGCCGACGCTCTGATCCACTACGCCGCATCCAATGTCACTCCCCAGCAAACCCACTCCGAAATCTCCGTCACCAAGAAG GTCTTAGAGAAGAAATCGCCGTGCAACTTCCTCGTGTTTGGTCTTGGTTACGACAGCTTGATGTGGTCGACGTTAAATTACGGAGGAAGAACCATTTTCTTAGAAGAAAACGAGTCATGGATCCGTCAAATCGCTGAGAAGTTCCCTTCTCTGGAATCGTACCACGTCCGGTACAATACCAAGGTAAGAGACGCGGATGCTCTGATGGCGGCGGTGAGAGATAAAGAAGAGTGCCATAACGTGTCGACTGATCCTAGGGTTTCCGCGTGCGAGCTTGCGTTGAAAGGCTTACCTGAGGTGGTTTACGAAACAGAGTGGGATTTGATAATGGTTGACGCTCCGACGGGGTTTCATGAAGAAGCTCCGGGGCGGATGACGGCGATTTATACGGCGGGGATGATGGCGAGGAGAAGGAAGGATGAAGGAGAGACGACGGATGTGTTTGTGCACGATGTGGATAGGAAAGTGGAGGATGAGTTCACAATGGCGTTTCTGTGTAGAGATTACTTGACAGAGCAAGAAGGACGGCTCCGCCATTTCACGGTGCCTAGTCACCGGAGCTATGGTGTCTCCGGTGGTAAATTATGTCCCTAA